The Synechococcus sp. WH 8101 sequence CCACCGTGAGCAGGGAGCAACAGCGCTGCACCAGCGCGTCAATCTTTGCCTGAAACGCCTGGCGTGCCGTTGCGTCCAAAACATCCAGGCGCACGCCCTGGTCAGCCGTCAGGAGCGCCGTGAGCACGGTGCGAACAGCGGAAGGAAGCTGCTCGCGCAGCAACTGCAGATAAAGGGCCTGATCCCTGTACAACGCCGGGGCCAGGGATTGGCCCCAGGCGCTTAGGCGAGCGAGTTGTTCGTTCGGATCGCGCACGTGTGAATCGTGCAAGGACGCAGGCTCTGGGGCGGCGACCAACTCAACTCGCAGTCATGGAGGCGACCTCCGTGGCGAAATCAACCTGCTCCACCTCGATCCCCTCACCCAGGGTGTAACGGGTGAAACGACGCACCTGCACGTTTTCGCCGATTTTGCCAGCGACTTGCTTCACCAACTCCGCCACGGTGAGGGAGCTGTCGCGAATGAAGGGTTGATCCAACAGGGCCATCTCCTTCAACCGTTTGCCGATGCGGCCCTCCACGATCTTGGCCTTCATGGCCTCGGGCTTGCCGTCGAGATCGTCGCGGCCCATTTCAATTGCCTTCTCGCGATCCACCACATCCTGAGGGATGTCATCGGTGCTCACGTACTCCACACTCGGGCAGGCCGCAATCTGCATGGCGACGTCGCGCAGCAGCCCCTGGAACACATCGCCACGGGCCACGAAGTCAGTCTCGCAGTTCAGTTCGAGCAGCACACCCACCCGGGCACCGGTGTGGATGTAGCTGCCGATCGCACCTTCAGCAGCGGTGCGACCGGATTTTTTCTCGGCACTGGCGATGCCCTTCTGGCGCAACCACTCGACGGCCTTGGTCATGTCGCCCTCGGTCTCCGCCAGGGCTTTCTTGCAATCCATCATGCCTGCGCCGGTCTTATCGCGCAGATCCTTGACAAGCTTGGCAGAAACGGCAGCCATCGGAGAGGAGAAAAAGGTGGGAAGGAACTGTGACGAACCGCCGATCCGCAACAGCGCATCGGCGGCGTGAACTTAGCGGTTCAGGAGACTCAGCCCTGGGCGTCGTCGGCACCACGCTGATCGTTGGCGCCGTGGCGACCTTCATTGATCGCATCAGCGAGGCGACTCAGCACGAGTTGCACCGAGCGCACGGCATCGTCGTTGCAAGGAATCGGCACTTCGCAGAGATCGGGATCGCAGTTGGTGTCCAGCATGGAAACCAGGGGGATATCCAGCTTGCGCGCCTCCAGCACCGCATTGGTTTCGCGGCGCTGATCCACCAGGATCACCACGTCGGGAAGACGACGCATGTTCTTCAGACCGCCCAGATACTTCTGCAGACGATCGAGTTCGCGCCGCAGCACGGCGGCTTCCTTCTTCGGACGCATGGCGATGGCACCACTGGATTCCATCCGCTCCAGATCCTTGAGGCGATCAATGCGGGCCTTCATGGTGGTCCAGTTGGTGAGCATGCCGCCCAGCCAGCGTTGGTTCACATAGGAGGCGCCACAGCGGCTGGCCTCCAGGGCCACCACTTCAGAGGCCTGCTTTTTGGTGCCAACAAAGAGAAAACGCTTGCCGCTGCGGGCCGCCGAGCGGACCCACTTGTAGGCATTGTTCATGCAGACGGCAGTCTGCACGAGGTCAATGATGTGAACCCCGTTGCGCGCGCAATAGATGTAGCGCGACATCTTGGGGTTCCAACGACGGGTCTGGTGCCCGAAATGGGCGCCAGCTTCCATCATCTCGGCGAGAGTGACAACAGCCATGGTGTTTGGGTTTCGGGTTCGCCTCCACCTGTCAGGGATGGTCTGGGACCAGCACCCGAAACAGACAGGTGTGCGGAATGAATGAACTTGACGAACCTATCAAAGCGTCCGTTGCCGCTCAGGCGATGCCCTGCTGCCGCGCTTCCCGCGCCATCGCCCGCACACCGATTCGATTGAGTGGCAACCGCAGCAACTCCAGAGCCAGATCGGGACGACCGCGGCGAATCAACCAGGCAAGAATCGGCCGCAGACTGCGTTCATTCAGCAGCCCTCCCAGGGTGAGCAGTTCCCAGAGTGCCCGATGCAGCCAGGTGAACTGAATGATGAAACGCACCCGACGGCTTGGGTGCTTCCGATAAAACACAAGCCCCATCCGGGCCCGTTCCTGCTCCACCCGGATCAGATCGGGAATCTGCTCCAGGCGAAAGGCGGGATGCCAGTGGTACCCCACAGCTTCCGGACACTTGACCAACACAACGCCCATCTGACGCAGGCGTTCCCCCAGCTCGAGGTCTTCCCAGCCATAGAGACGAAACCCGGTGTCAAACAGGCCAGAGCGTTCCAGCACCTCCCGATCAATCGCCACATTGCCGGTGGCGAAATAGGCCCAGGAGAGGTCACGCAGCTTGTGACGTTCCGAGGTGGGATCGGCGAAATTGGCCGTGTTGATCACGGCGCCATAGGTGAAACAGAGTCGATCACCCCGTTGCTGCCAGGTGCGGTCCAGGGCGGCGGCGTGGGAGGCCAGGAATCCGGATGTCACGACCAGATCACTGTCGATGAACACGATCACATCGCCTCGGGCCTGATCGACGCCGCGGTTGCGCCCCTCAGCGGGTCCGCCATGGGCCTGCTCGACGAGCCGCACATGGGGAAAGCGGTGGCTGTTGTCGCGCAGCCAGTCGGGTGTGCCATCGGTGGAGCCATCATCGACGACGACCACCTCATACCCCTGCAGCAGTGGACTGGCTTGCTGCTGCTCCAGAGCGTTCAGGCACTTCTCAAGGATCGGCCGCCGGTTGTAGGTGGGGATGACGACGCTGGCAAACATCCGCACGGAATCGGCAGGAGGCTTCTCAGCCTAAAGACATGAAAAAAGGGGGCCGAAGCCCCCCCAAAAGTCTTGTGCGACCGCAGATCAATCGGCGGCGCCACCGTTGTTGGCCGTCCCGGTCACGCCATTGCCAGCACCTTCACCACGGCCATCGTTGCGGAGCTTGCGCTTCTTGAACTTGCGGGCGTAGGCGCGATTGCGCTCCTGCTTTTCCTTCTTGAG is a genomic window containing:
- the tsf gene encoding translation elongation factor Ts, coding for MAAVSAKLVKDLRDKTGAGMMDCKKALAETEGDMTKAVEWLRQKGIASAEKKSGRTAAEGAIGSYIHTGARVGVLLELNCETDFVARGDVFQGLLRDVAMQIAACPSVEYVSTDDIPQDVVDREKAIEMGRDDLDGKPEAMKAKIVEGRIGKRLKEMALLDQPFIRDSSLTVAELVKQVAGKIGENVQVRRFTRYTLGEGIEVEQVDFATEVASMTAS
- the rpsB gene encoding 30S ribosomal protein S2, with product MAVVTLAEMMEAGAHFGHQTRRWNPKMSRYIYCARNGVHIIDLVQTAVCMNNAYKWVRSAARSGKRFLFVGTKKQASEVVALEASRCGASYVNQRWLGGMLTNWTTMKARIDRLKDLERMESSGAIAMRPKKEAAVLRRELDRLQKYLGGLKNMRRLPDVVILVDQRRETNAVLEARKLDIPLVSMLDTNCDPDLCEVPIPCNDDAVRSVQLVLSRLADAINEGRHGANDQRGADDAQG
- a CDS encoding glycosyltransferase family 2 protein — translated: MFASVVIPTYNRRPILEKCLNALEQQQASPLLQGYEVVVVDDGSTDGTPDWLRDNSHRFPHVRLVEQAHGGPAEGRNRGVDQARGDVIVFIDSDLVVTSGFLASHAAALDRTWQQRGDRLCFTYGAVINTANFADPTSERHKLRDLSWAYFATGNVAIDREVLERSGLFDTGFRLYGWEDLELGERLRQMGVVLVKCPEAVGYHWHPAFRLEQIPDLIRVEQERARMGLVFYRKHPSRRVRFIIQFTWLHRALWELLTLGGLLNERSLRPILAWLIRRGRPDLALELLRLPLNRIGVRAMAREARQQGIA